One Rosa chinensis cultivar Old Blush chromosome 3, RchiOBHm-V2, whole genome shotgun sequence DNA window includes the following coding sequences:
- the LOC112195240 gene encoding anaphase-promoting complex subunit 6 gives MELGNSNELYLMACNLVKDYPQKALSWFSVGCYYYCIKKYDQSRRYFSKATNVDGNFPPAWIGYGNAYSAQDEGDQAMSIYRTAARLFPGCHLPTLYIGMEYMRTHNYKLAEQVT, from the exons ATGGAACTTGGGAATTCAAATGAGCTCTATCTTATGGCATGCAATTTAGTGAAGGACTATCCTCAAAA GGCTTTGTCatggttttctgttggctgTTACTACTATTGTATAAAAAAGTATGATCAGTCACGCCGTTATTTCAG TAAGGCTACCAATGTCGATGGAAACTTTCCACCTGCATGGATAGGATATGGGAATGCTTATTCTGCTCAAGATGAGGGAGATCAAGCTATGTCAATTTATCGCACTGCTGCTCGTTTGTTTCCAGG GTGTCATTTACCAACTTTGTACATTGGAATGGAGTACATGCGAACCCACAACTACAAACTTGCTGAGCAGGTGACTTAG